The sequence GGCGCCGCGTTCCTCGCGCTCGTCGAGGACCAGGCCGCCCGCAAGCCGACGTGCGCGGCGGCCGCTTACGTGGCCGGTGGCGCGGCCACCCGGATCGCGGCCAATCCGCTGGACCGGCCGCGGGCGTAGCCCCGCACGCGCGGGTCACGCAGATCGGTCACGGGGTCGGATAGCGTGCCCGCATGTCGTGGGACGAGGACGGAACACCGCACCCGCTCGCACTGCGCCGGTCCGGCCGCAGCGAACTGGAGCCGGACCGGCTGCCCGAGATGCGGGAGCTGGAGGTGCTCGGCTGGGAGCCGGCGCCCGAGGACCTGCGCTGGGTGTTCCTCCCGTACGTCTGGCCTCCGGCGGACCGCACCTGGATCCCCGACCGCTCCACCCACTGGGCGGTGGACACCGCCCTGGACGGCCACGGCCACATCACCGGTGTGGAGTGCGCCCCGCTGCCCGAGCCCGACCTCCGGGACCTCGACCGCGAGGCCGACGAGGCCCTCGCCGAGCTCGGGCTCCCGCCCCGGCCCCGCGGGCGCCTGTGGCTGCTGCGTCCGATCGGCCCCTTCACCACCCTCGGCGCGGTCCTCGACCACCTCGACGACCTCGCCGAGGCGCGTGCCGTGCCCGCCCGGCCCTCCGCTGCCTTCCTCGCCCTGGCCCGGGCCGAACTCGCCGAACTCGCCGCTCCCGAGGAGCGGTGAGCCGGGTCAGCTCTTCAGGCGTGCCATCCAGGCCTCGACGTCGGTCGAGGTGCGGGGCAGACCCGCGGACAGGTTCCGGTTGCCGTCCTCGGTGACGAGGATGTCGTCCTCGATGCGGACGCCGATGCCGCGGTACTTCTCGGGGACGGTCAGGTCGTCGGCCTGGAAGTAGAGGCCGGGCTCGACGGTGAGGCACATGCCCGGCTCCAGAGTGGCGCCCGCGTACGCCTCGCGGCGGGCGGCGGCGCAGTCGTGGACGTCCATGCCGAGCATGTGGCCGGTGCCGTGCAGGGTCCAGCGGCGCTGCAGGCCCAGTTCCAGGACCCGCTCGACGGGTCCCTCCAGCAGGCCCCACTCGACGAGCTTCTCGGCCAGCACGCGTTGCGCGGCGCGGTGGAAGTCATGGTACGCGGCCCCCGGCCGGACGGCCCGGATGCCGGCTTCCTGGGACTCGTACACCGCGTCGTAGATCTTGCGCTGGATGTCGGTGTAGGTGCCGTTGATCGGCAGGGTGCGGGTGACGTCGGCGGTGTAGAGGGTGTGGGTCTCGACACCGGCGTCGAGCAGCAGGAGGTCGCCGGAGCGGACGTCGCCGTCGTTGCGGACCCAGTGCAGGGTGCAGGCGTGCGGGCCGGCGGCGCAGATCGAGCCGTAGCCGATGTCGTTGCCCTCGACGCGGGCGCGCAGGAAGAAGGTGCCCTCGATGTAGCGCTCGGAGGTGGCCTCGGCCTTGTCGAGGACCTTCACGACGTCCTCGAAACCACGGACGGTCGAGTCGACGGCCTTCTGCAGCTCACCGATCTCGAACGTGTCCTTGATCAGCCGTAGTTCGGAGAGGAAGACCCGCAGCTCCTGATCGGTCTCGGCGGTGGTCCTGTCGGCGAGCGCCGCCTCGACGCCCGCGTCGTGCCCGCGCACCACACGTACGGGACCGCCGGCTTCGCGCAGTACGTCGGCCAGGGTGCGCACGTCGTGGCAGGGGATGCCGTACAGGGCCTCGGCCTCGGCAAGGCTGTGGCGGCGGCCGACCCACAGTTCGCCCTGGCCGTCGCGCCAGAACTCCCCGTTCCCCCGGTCGGAGCGCGGCAGCCGGTACAGGGCGGCCTCGTGGCCGCCGTCCGTCGGCTCCAGGACGAGGACCCCGTCCTCCTTGAGGTCGCCGGTGAGGTACGCGTACTCCGTCGCGGCGCGGAAGGGGTACTCGGTGTCGTTCGAGCGGATCCTGAGGTTGCCGGCCGGGACGACCAGGCGCTCGCCGGGGAAGCGCGCCGAGAGCGAGGCGCGACGGGCGGCGGTCCGGGCGGCCTGGGGTATCGGGCGCAGATCGTGCGCCTCGGTGTCGGCCCAGCCGGCGGCCATGTTCCGCGCCAGCTCCTCGGAGACCCCCCGGGACGCGCCGCTCTTCTGCTCCTCGGCGGTCTCCGCCACGGTTCCTCCCCATCGAGCGAACTGGTGTCCGGCTCGCATCATAGGACCGGGGGTGCGCACCCGTCAGAAAGGTTCGAGCCGCCCGTTCGCGCTCCCGTGGCTACCCTGGTCGTGAGGGGTACTTCCG comes from Streptomyces virginiae and encodes:
- a CDS encoding DUF5956 family protein gives rise to the protein MSWDEDGTPHPLALRRSGRSELEPDRLPEMRELEVLGWEPAPEDLRWVFLPYVWPPADRTWIPDRSTHWAVDTALDGHGHITGVECAPLPEPDLRDLDREADEALAELGLPPRPRGRLWLLRPIGPFTTLGAVLDHLDDLAEARAVPARPSAAFLALARAELAELAAPEER
- a CDS encoding aminopeptidase P family protein, with product MRAGHQFARWGGTVAETAEEQKSGASRGVSEELARNMAAGWADTEAHDLRPIPQAARTAARRASLSARFPGERLVVPAGNLRIRSNDTEYPFRAATEYAYLTGDLKEDGVLVLEPTDGGHEAALYRLPRSDRGNGEFWRDGQGELWVGRRHSLAEAEALYGIPCHDVRTLADVLREAGGPVRVVRGHDAGVEAALADRTTAETDQELRVFLSELRLIKDTFEIGELQKAVDSTVRGFEDVVKVLDKAEATSERYIEGTFFLRARVEGNDIGYGSICAAGPHACTLHWVRNDGDVRSGDLLLLDAGVETHTLYTADVTRTLPINGTYTDIQRKIYDAVYESQEAGIRAVRPGAAYHDFHRAAQRVLAEKLVEWGLLEGPVERVLELGLQRRWTLHGTGHMLGMDVHDCAAARREAYAGATLEPGMCLTVEPGLYFQADDLTVPEKYRGIGVRIEDDILVTEDGNRNLSAGLPRTSTDVEAWMARLKS